In the genome of Candidatus Rokuibacteriota bacterium, one region contains:
- a CDS encoding flavodoxin-dependent (E)-4-hydroxy-3-methylbut-2-enyl-diphosphate synthase: MKISLKASDPAMMIEAYRMLADQVVYPFHLGVTEAGTPTVGTIKSALGIGTLLSEGIGDTIRVSLAADPVEEVRVGIEILKALGLRKQGLTFVACPSCGRADVDLVKLARDVEDRLKGLNANIHVAVMGCEVNGPGEARAADIGVAGGKGIGLIFRKGEVVRKVPEAQIVDALWEEVERFIAEKQAEAAIPAAD, encoded by the coding sequence ATGAAGATCTCGCTCAAGGCCTCCGACCCGGCCATGATGATCGAGGCCTACCGCATGCTGGCTGACCAGGTGGTTTACCCCTTCCACCTCGGCGTGACGGAAGCGGGGACCCCGACGGTGGGAACCATCAAATCGGCGCTGGGGATCGGCACCCTTCTGTCCGAAGGGATCGGAGACACGATTCGGGTGTCGCTGGCCGCCGACCCGGTGGAGGAGGTGCGCGTCGGGATCGAGATCCTGAAGGCCCTCGGGCTCCGGAAGCAAGGGCTCACGTTCGTGGCGTGCCCGTCCTGCGGCCGCGCCGACGTGGACCTCGTGAAGCTGGCGCGGGACGTGGAAGACCGCCTCAAGGGCCTCAACGCCAACATCCACGTCGCGGTGATGGGGTGTGAAGTAAACGGGCCGGGCGAGGCGCGCGCCGCCGACATCGGCGTGGCGGGAGGCAAGGGGATCGGCCTCATCTTCAGGAAAGGCGAGGTGGTGCGCAAGGTTCCCGAGGCCCAGATCGTGGACGCCCTGTGGGAAGAGGTGGAGCGGTTCATCGCCGAGAAGCAGGCCGAAGCGGCGATCCCGGCGGCGGATTAG